The following proteins are encoded in a genomic region of Neospora caninum Liverpool complete genome, chromosome XI:
- a CDS encoding putative XRN 5'-3' exonuclease N-terminus domain-containing protein, protein MGGSETGETFLQLPQRTEKSRMQTRGRGERLTWERVRREGPERREAPEQPGTENLQTGEEETEEERGRDRDGNEAEGDEKAGERMEKPWCSGHGRHTGTAGIRELEGDSFGKARTGDREREGLDFKEAEKEEAKPRERGRRQSAEIGDDPGERRLLSEETAEKRRGRTKEGCVWGEGASSTALGGVPHLYKWLCRHFPSLKRSLHEFAELYVPPVSSAPSLSREAGDHGDEDTAGGKKQKRAKGTAEHPRLSVTGSSSSPPSSPPAKAADPQAELAAAVERAVATAPRMGRERGRRGGARALAPQTPRRREAHVAAMQEVLRLKEQELLAAHRRRVQEPSVDLSSGRPPRRSSSLLSPSDSRLQPQAPEPPVLSRGPEQTGSLRDSAGPAASGPSLPGCPVSPASSLALGRPVPLSRLHARLPIDALFLDFNAIIHLCSHGHLPSTLPPPLARFLPLLLQRVCGYLHRLVSLVRPRKLLVLTLDGVPPLAKVTQQRSRRFRQSRDDRLAVRLEDEEEEDGKRCGLARSACCLPRGAEGPGERTSCFLSFYHIVKGEGEHKLLHLLRFGTWPEAKSLPHTLPGAGPTDGPAVSLSSVSSPAFPEAEPAAETGRNPERSAGDAGKATRERLLRARPPGLRIVLPSREDSEPEKADGQPASAALSRVAPAPSVASPLGGNAPAGLIPPLPAKKKGQDGAHPLSRLERRQREARPLFLSSFLHSKFRDRAAEAGSPPPPGDPQRRPPERGPLASDADQSPSAGSNEERLSLSLPDAQENSGLEAAGQVALPGRVCLYGMDADLLMLTLSLHRSNLLILRERQTSLERTRAQAHAEAVARARVNPHRAAALFASGRQRGRAREEIEEIEDSAACERALLVPTRHDFLQYTSRDFEVVDVDALRGELLSGLRRAIANGDPVASPQTPQPEPAAGGRRDSPEKPFLAGSHTEKEPALRREQASKPKAPASTHWLDGRRVLGDGRFLDPERLIDDFVFLSFFVGNDFLPGLPHLDIFQGGLATLVRTYTAALPALGGYLTLKTKINLERLRRLFQILALYEGPHFESHIDSALLQSIARAQAGLSCGYREDARRDDLLDEAKRRIRPLLANAPRAPPRENGREIDCTDPHAVLYYTSKFPLATLLGRPETRANRDGPSAACPASPSRSLFASNLSRSPWAVPFADFRARLALDYVTGLFFLLRYYHTSKPCWSWFFPHEFAPLCSDLARLDPAALARSVALPSVREDFKFSPYAQLLAVLPASSAALLPRVYRHLPRERELADMFPDGFPVDSHPFHALRFDFKQVLEDKKEGQRSATDHDAAALPTQASSAFSSLPSSLFSEMDVRPASADPELAKSSSRSSSLTCAPPSPSRTSPSLEPRLDSRERDAIALALDAHADPRFLASALSAASAASLPSWLHRPILPPLDIPRLLEAARGAARAARRGERSKEAAGSQGAGEKGREAETGESAPTLEPRRGRRTSRQFSVSQPDEKREGRDARPDEVEEPTETPTEQGSGGGREQGSHAEREGDTPEARGDVYADKMGASWGSEEDRMDSGLWTLQDVLRNRIGKPVMFWPPAASSLSPVGQKRRAVPARGSAQEKRVSRSAAGVPAETKAKTESKARRQATGIFETKRKRRGRAAGGDETKKPGGREKENGKLTASGDSDGDRRAKPAQGQAQSVQKKGKRKQGPRRQEAAPERTGDEDGVAGSGGLKQNAQVPTRGRRRAPKRRATSADETHGGDSTKDASGGARSAKANK, encoded by the exons ATGGGAGGCTCTGAAACCGGCGAAACCTTTTTGCAGTTGCCGCAacggacagagaagagccgcatgcaaacgcgGGGCCGGGGAGAGCGACTGACGTGGGAGAGGGTGCGCAGAGAAGGTCcggagcgacgagaagcgcCCGAGCAGCCAGGAACAGAAAACCTTCagacaggggaagaagaaacggaggaagaaagaggaagggatcGGGATGGGAATgaggcggaaggagacgaaaaggcaggGGAGAGAATGGAAAAGCCGTGGTGCTCGGGTCACGGCCGACACACCGGTACAGCGGGAATCCGAGAGCTTGAAGGAGACAGCTTtggaaaggcgagaacaggagatcgcgaaagagaaggcctGGATTtcaaggaggcagagaaggaggaagccAAGCCGAGAGAGCGTGGAAGACGGCAGTCTGCCGAGATCGGCGACGACCCTGGAGAACGGCGCCTTCTgtccgaggagacagcagagaagagacggggcaGGACGAAGGAAG GATGCGTgtggggcgaaggcgcctcgtcgacggCCCTCGGGGGCGTCCCGCACCTGTACAAGTGGCTTTGTCGGCACTTTCCTTCGTTGAAGCGGTCACTGCACGAGTTCGCGGAGTTGTACGTGCCGCCCGTTTCaagcgcgccgtctctctcccgtgaAGCCGGCGAccacggagacgaagacactgcgggcggaaagaaacagaaacgcgccAAAGGGACTGCGGAACACCCGCGACTCTCTGTGACCgggtcttcctcctcgccacCTTCGTCCCCCccagcgaaggcggcagacCCTCAGGCAGAACTGGCGGCTGCAGTGGAGAGAGCAGTGGCGACGGCCCCCAGGATGGGGCGCGAACGAggccgcagaggcggcgcccGCGCGCTCGCTCCCCAGACGCCtcggaggcgcgaggcgcacgTGGCGGCGATGCAGGAGGTGTTGCGATTGAAGGAGCAAGAGCTGCTGGCCGCGCACCGCAGAAGAGTGCAGGAGCCGTCCGTCGATCTCTCAAGTGGAAGGCCTCCTCGGCGCAGTTCCTCactgctctctccttccgactctcgcctgcagccgcaggcgcctgAGCCTCCAGTTTTGTCGCGAGGACCCGAGCAGACAGGGTCACTTCGCGACTCCGCCGGCCCCGCGGCGTCAgggccttctcttcctgggTGTCCAgtgtctcccgcgtcttcgctcgcgcTCGGTCGGCcagtgcctctctcgcgtctgcatgcgcggttGCCCATCgacgcgctcttcctcgacttcaACGCGATCATCCACCTCTGCAGCCACGGGCACCTGCCCTCGacgctgccgccgcctctcgcccgcTTCCTGCCGCTGCTCCTGCAGCGCGTTTGCGGCTATTTGCaccgtctcgtctcgctcgtgCGGCCGCGGAAATTGCTCGTCCTCACGCTCGACGGCGTGCCGCCGCTGGCGAAAGTGACACAGCAGCGAAGCCGGCGCTTCCGGCAGAGCCGAGACGACCGCCTCGCGGTCCGCctcgaggacgaagaagaggaagacggcaagcgctgcggcctcgcccgcagcgcttgctgtcttcctcgaggcGCGGAGGGACCGGGCGAA AGGActtcctgctttctttctttctacCATATCGTCAAGG gagaaggcgaacacaagcttctccatctcctgCGATTCGGCACTTGGCCCGAAGCGAAGTCGCTCCCCCACACCCTCCCCGGCGCAGGCCCCACCGACGGCccagctgtctccctttcttccgtctcgtctcctgcttTTCCTGAGGCTGAGCCGGCGGCCGAGACGGGCAGAAACCCCGAGCGCTcagcgggagacgcagggaagGCCACGCGAGAAAGGCTGCTGCGTGCTCGGCCCCCTGGACTTCGAATCGTGTTGCCGAGTCGCGAGGACAGCGAACCGGAAAAGGCAGACGGCCAACCTGCGAGcgccgcgctgtctcgcgtcgccccggcgccgtctgtcgcctcgcctctgggCGGCAACGCCCCCGCAGGTCTGATCCCGCCGCTtcctgcgaagaagaaaggccagGATGGGGCCCACCCGCTGTCGCGCctcgagcggagacagcgagaggcgcggccgttgtttctttcctcgttcttgCATTCGAAGTTTCGAGATCGAGCCGCCGAGGCCGGCTCGCCACCGCCCCCGGGAGATCCGCAGAGGCGGCCTCCGGAGCGGGGCCCGCTCGCCAGCGACGCGGACCAGTCTCCTTCCGCGGGGTCGAACGAGgagcgtctgtctctgtcgctcccAGACGCGCAGGAAAACTCGGGGCTGGAGGCCGCAGGGCAAGTGGCGCTTCCGGGGCGCGTCTGTCTGTACGGCATGGATGCCGATCTGCTGATGCTCACGCTGTCCCTGCACCGGTCCAATCTGTTGATTTTACGGGAGCGGCAGACGAGCCTGGAGCGCACGCGCGctcaggcgcatgcagaggcggTCGCGAGGGCGCGGGTGAACCCTCACCGCGCTGCAGCGCTCTTTGCCAGCGGCAGGCAACGCGGcagagcgcgcgaggagatAGAGGAGATCGAGGACTCTGCGGCGTGCGAGCGCGCGCTGCTGGTTCCGACGCGGCACGACTTCCTCCAGTACACCTCGCGCGATTTCGAGGTCGTCGACGTCGACGCGCTGCGAGGCGAGCTCCTTTCAGGGCTCCGCCGCGCGATCGCCAACGGAGACCCCGTGGCCTCTCCGCAGACTCCGCAGCCGGAGCCCGCGGCGGGGGGGAGGCGCGACTCTCCAGAGAAACCTTTCCTCGCAGGCtcacacacagagaaggaacccGCCCTGCGCCGAGAACAGGCCTCGAagccgaaggcgccggcTAGCACCCACTGGCTCGACGGCCGCCGCGTGCTGGGCGACGGGCGTTTCCTCGACCCTGAGCGCCTCATTGATgactttgtctttctctccttcttcgtggGAAACGACTTCTTGCCGGGGCTGCCGCACCTCGACATCTTTCAGGGCGGCTTGGCGACGCTCGTCCGTACGTACACTGCGGCGCTGCCTGCGCTCGGCGGCTACTTGACCCTGAAGACGAAAATCAACCTCGAGCGGCTCCGCCGGCTGTTTCAGATCCTCGCGCTCTACGAAGGCCCGCACTTCGAGAGCCACATCGACTCTGCGCTCCTGCAGAGCATCGCGCGCGCACAAGCTGGCCTCAGCTGCGGTTacagggaagacgcgcggcgaGACGACCTGTTggacgaggcgaagcgccgaaTCCGCCCGCTTCTGGCGAATGCCCCACGAGCACCtcccagagaaaacggacgcGAAATCGACTGCACCGACCCTCACGCCGTGCTCTACTACACGTCGAAATTTCCTCTTGCCACGCTCCTCGGAAGGCCAGAGACCCGTGCAAATCGAGACGGTCCGTCTGCTGCATGCccggcttcgccctcgcgttCGCTGTTCGCGTCGAATCTATCTCGGTCGCCCTGGGCGGTGCCGTTTGCGGACTTTCGGGCGCGCCTGGCTCTGGACTACGTGACCggtttgttttttctgctgcgcTACTACCACACGTCGAAGCCTTGCTGGTCGTGGTTCTTTCCTCACGAATTCGCTCCGCTCTGTTCGGATCTCGCGCGGCTAGATCCGGCGGCTCTCGCGCGGTCCGTCGCCCTCCCCAGCGTTCGGGAAGACTTCAAATTCTCGCCTTATGCTCAGCTGCTCGCCGTTCTCCCCGCCTCCAGCGCCGCGCTCCTCcctcgggtgtacagacacctgccGCGGGAACGTGAACTCGCCGACATGTTTCCCGACGGGTTTCCCGTGGACAGCCACCCGTTCCACGCGCTTCGCTTCGACTTCAAACAAGTCCtagaagacaaaaaagaagGCCAAAGGTCTGCGACCGACCACGATGCGGCAGCGCTACCAACCCAGGCTTcgtctgctttttcttcgttgccctcttctctcttctctgaaATGGATGTTCGTCCGGCTTCCGCAGATCCTGAGCTCGCAAAGTCTTCGTcacgttcttcctctctcacgtgtgctcctccgtctccgtcacGAACGTCTCCTTCTTTGGAGCCCCGGCTGGACAGCCGAGAACGCGACGCCATCGCGTTAGCGctcgacgcgcatgcagatccccgctttctcgcgtctgctctttcggccgcgtctgccgcctccCTGCCCTCGTGGCTGCACCGGCCGattctgcctcctctcgacATTCCCAGGTTGTTGGAGGCTGCGCGCGGGGCAGCCCGCGCGGCtcggcgcggagagagaagcaaagaggcCGCAGGTAGCCAGGGAGCGGGGGAAAAAGgccgagaagcagagactggcgagagcgcgccgACGCTCGAGCcacggcgaggccgccgaaCAAGCAGACAATTCAGCGTCTCGCAGCCTGatgaaaagcgagaaggccggGATGCGAGGCCGGACGAGGTGGAAGagccgacggagacaccaaCAGAGCAAGGCTCtggcggcgggagagaacagggaagccacgcggagagagaaggcgacacgccGGAGGCTCGAGGGGATGTGTATGCGGACAAGATGGGAGCAAGCTGGGGATCGGAAGAAGACCGCATGGATTCGGGGCTCTGGACTCTCCAAGACGTTCTGCGAAACCGCATCGGGAAACCAGTCATGTTCTGGCCGCCGgcagcgtcttcgctctcacCGGTAgggcagaagaggcgcgcagtGCCGGCTCGAGGTTCCGCTCAGGAGAAGCGGGTCTCTAGGAGCGCAGCAGGCGTACCGGCCGAAACAAaagcaaaaacggagagcAAAGCGCGGCGCCAGGCGACAGGCATTTTCGAGACCaagcgaaaacggcgaggacgagctGCCGGGGgggacgagacgaagaagcctgGCGGCCgtgagaaagaaaacgggaagtTGACCGCGAGTGGAGACtccgacggagacagaagggccAAACCCGCACAGGGTCAGGCGCAGAGTGtacagaagaaaggcaagaggAAGCAAGGGCCGCGACGCCAAGAAGCCGCTCctgagagaacaggagacgaggacggagtCGCCGGTTCCGGCGGGCTGAAGCAGAACGCGCAGGTACCcacgagagggaggcgacgcgccccAAAGCGAAGAGCCACGAGTGCGGACGAGACACATGGAGGGGACAGCACAAAAGATGCTTCGGGTGGAGCGCGCTCGGCGAAAGCAAACAAATAG